The Leifsonia williamsii genome includes a region encoding these proteins:
- the pyrH gene encoding UMP kinase: protein MSAANSRRRVLLKLSGEAFGGGQLGVNPDIVSSIAREIAQAAEDVEIAIVVGGGNFFRGAELSQRGMDRGRADYMGMLGTVMNSLALQDFLEQAGAETRVQSAISMTQVAEPYIPRRAERHLEKGRVVIFGAGAGLPYFSTDTVAAQRALEISADVVLVAKNGVDGMYDDDPRTNPAARKIDQISHQEALQQNLKAVDSTALSLCMDNGMPMRIFGIEPAGNVTAAILGAEIGTLLG, encoded by the coding sequence ATGTCGGCAGCAAATTCGAGGCGCAGGGTCCTCCTCAAGCTCTCCGGTGAGGCCTTCGGCGGCGGTCAGCTCGGCGTCAACCCCGACATCGTCAGCAGCATCGCGCGCGAGATCGCGCAGGCGGCTGAGGATGTGGAGATCGCCATCGTCGTCGGCGGCGGCAACTTCTTCCGCGGGGCCGAGCTGTCGCAGCGCGGCATGGACCGCGGTCGCGCCGACTACATGGGGATGCTCGGCACGGTGATGAACTCGCTGGCGCTGCAGGACTTCCTCGAGCAGGCCGGTGCGGAGACGCGCGTGCAGTCCGCGATCTCGATGACCCAGGTCGCCGAGCCCTACATCCCGCGGCGTGCGGAGCGTCACCTCGAGAAGGGCCGCGTCGTCATCTTCGGCGCCGGCGCCGGGCTGCCGTACTTCTCGACCGACACGGTCGCCGCGCAGCGCGCCCTCGAGATCAGCGCCGACGTCGTCCTCGTCGCCAAGAACGGCGTCGACGGGATGTACGACGACGACCCGCGCACCAACCCCGCCGCCCGTAAGATCGACCAGATCTCGCACCAGGAGGCGCTGCAGCAGAACCTCAAGGCCGTCGACTCCACCGCGCTCAGCCTCTGCATGGACAACGGCATGCCCATGCGCATCTTCGGCATCGAGCCCGCCGGCAACGTCACCGCGGCCATCCTCGGCGCCGAGATCGGCACGCTGCTCGGCTGA
- the frr gene encoding ribosome recycling factor — translation MIADVISDARQRMSKTVDAAREDFGTVSAGRANPALFQKVLVDYYGSPTPLAQLAGLQNPEARVLLVTPYDKSALKEIEKAIVNMPNLSANVGNDGEIVRVTLPELTEDRRKEFVKIVRGKGEDAKVALRNIRRKAKDDLDALKGEVGDDEVARGEKELESLTKTHVDAVDEALKRKEAELLEV, via the coding sequence GTGATCGCGGATGTGATTTCCGATGCCCGCCAGCGCATGAGCAAGACCGTGGACGCGGCGAGAGAGGACTTCGGCACCGTGAGCGCGGGCCGGGCGAACCCGGCCCTCTTCCAGAAGGTCCTGGTCGACTACTACGGCTCGCCGACCCCGCTCGCGCAGCTCGCCGGTCTGCAGAACCCGGAGGCGCGCGTGCTCCTCGTGACGCCGTACGACAAGTCGGCCCTCAAGGAGATCGAGAAGGCCATCGTCAACATGCCGAACCTCTCGGCGAACGTCGGCAACGACGGCGAGATCGTGCGCGTCACCCTCCCGGAGCTGACCGAGGACCGCCGCAAGGAGTTCGTCAAGATCGTCCGCGGCAAGGGCGAGGACGCCAAGGTCGCGCTGCGCAACATCCGGCGCAAGGCCAAGGACGACCTCGACGCGCTCAAGGGCGAGGTCGGCGACGACGAGGTGGCTCGCGGCGAGAAGGAGCTCGAGTCCCTCACCAAGACGCACGTCGATGCCGTCGACGAGGCGCTCAAGCGCAAGGAAGCCGAGCTTCTCGAGGTCTAA
- a CDS encoding phosphatidate cytidylyltransferase produces the protein MTEGTSPGAPNPPAPGTTPPAGTSEAGMPAGGAAAGPARGERRRGKPRSRDELRAQVQATRADFERQVLARKAQLDATNEKIAERTGRNLILAIIIGLAVGALVVVSLVFIKELFLLFGVAMAGFASFELTQAFRGAGRRVPRIATVVATVAIVPVTFYLHAGGLLVALAAGILLVVVWRLVEQLVVPRARAEGGLALGRDLTWSILVQLYVGLLAGFVILLLAEPGGEWWVLAFLIVVVAVDTGAYVSGLSFGKHPMAPTISPKKTWEGFAGAAAASVIAGVLLSVFMIGEPWWFGVVFGIVLLLTATAGDLVESLIKRDLGIKDMSSWLPGHGGFLDRLDSILPSAAATYVLYLIFR, from the coding sequence ATGACCGAAGGCACCAGTCCCGGCGCGCCGAACCCTCCGGCGCCGGGCACGACGCCGCCAGCAGGGACCTCGGAAGCAGGGATGCCGGCAGGGGGAGCGGCGGCCGGTCCTGCGCGGGGGGAGCGCAGGCGCGGCAAGCCGCGTTCGCGCGACGAGCTGCGCGCTCAGGTGCAGGCGACGCGCGCCGACTTCGAGCGGCAGGTGCTCGCCCGCAAGGCGCAGCTCGACGCGACGAACGAGAAGATCGCCGAGCGCACGGGCCGCAACCTGATCCTCGCGATCATCATCGGACTCGCCGTCGGCGCGCTCGTGGTCGTCAGCCTCGTCTTCATCAAGGAGCTGTTCCTGCTCTTCGGCGTCGCGATGGCCGGCTTCGCGTCGTTCGAGCTCACCCAGGCGTTCCGCGGCGCCGGCCGTCGGGTGCCGCGCATCGCCACGGTCGTAGCGACGGTCGCCATCGTGCCCGTCACCTTCTACCTGCACGCCGGCGGCCTGCTGGTGGCGCTGGCGGCCGGCATCCTGCTGGTCGTGGTGTGGCGGCTGGTGGAGCAGCTGGTCGTGCCCCGGGCGCGGGCGGAAGGGGGTCTCGCTCTCGGCCGCGACCTCACCTGGAGCATCCTGGTGCAGCTCTACGTCGGGTTGCTCGCGGGCTTCGTGATCCTGCTCCTGGCCGAGCCGGGCGGCGAGTGGTGGGTGCTCGCGTTCCTCATCGTCGTCGTCGCCGTCGACACGGGCGCGTACGTGAGCGGCCTGTCGTTCGGCAAGCACCCGATGGCGCCGACGATCAGCCCGAAGAAGACCTGGGAGGGGTTCGCGGGCGCCGCGGCCGCCTCCGTCATCGCCGGCGTGCTGCTGTCGGTCTTCATGATCGGGGAGCCGTGGTGGTTCGGCGTGGTGTTCGGCATCGTCCTGCTGCTGACCGCGACGGCGGGCGACCTGGTGGAGTCGCTGATCAAGCGCGACCTGGGCATCAAGGACATGAGCTCGTGGCTGCCGGGGCACGGCGGCTTCCTCGACCGGCTCGACTCGATCCTCCCGTCGGCGGCGGCCACGTACGTGCTGTACCTGATCTTCCGATGA
- a CDS encoding DivIVA domain-containing protein, translating into MSTFPRSPKSKLGYDVEQVDAFLESARTAYDDQNGDQGGDHRGDHRASRLTAAEIRHTAFSMQKGGYSTTHVDAALERLEDAFAARERESARTAKGDGTWLEEARTTAQEILNRLDRPVGKRFDRVSVLTLGYNRQDVDRFANRLVKYFQDGRPMSVDEVRTVTFREQRGGYREVQVDLLLDSVTDVMLAVR; encoded by the coding sequence GTGAGCACCTTCCCCCGGAGCCCCAAGTCGAAGCTCGGATACGACGTCGAGCAGGTGGACGCGTTCCTCGAGTCCGCCCGCACCGCCTATGACGACCAGAACGGCGACCAGGGCGGCGACCACCGCGGCGACCACCGCGCGTCGCGGCTCACCGCCGCCGAGATCCGTCACACGGCCTTCTCGATGCAGAAGGGCGGCTACTCGACCACGCACGTCGACGCGGCCCTGGAGCGGCTGGAGGACGCCTTCGCCGCCCGCGAGCGGGAGTCCGCGCGCACGGCCAAGGGTGACGGCACCTGGCTCGAGGAGGCCCGCACCACCGCGCAGGAGATCCTCAACCGGCTCGACCGACCGGTCGGCAAACGCTTCGACCGCGTCAGCGTGCTGACCCTCGGCTACAACCGCCAGGACGTCGATCGCTTCGCCAATCGGCTCGTGAAGTACTTCCAGGACGGCCGTCCGATGAGTGTCGACGAAGTGCGGACCGTGACCTTCCGGGAGCAGCGTGGAGGCTACCGCGAGGTCCAGGTCGACCTCCTGCTGGACAGCGTGACCGACGTCATGCTGGCCGTCCGCTGA
- a CDS encoding lytic transglycosylase domain-containing protein — translation MGRPAAAEIVPLTPANPVGVAFKRPRRPHIRSRAAIYGFAFTAAVGFALVNVVDPYSGSAATPAYAEALPQLPTTSRFGDAPVQSLTAPGSYTSTVTREELTVKPKPTPTPTPTPTKAPVAEESSDDSSGDSGGSVAAAPPAGTPDPGSAKAIAYEMLQARGMGDDEYSCLVSLWNRESGWNVYASNSSSGAYGIPQALPGSKMASAGPDWQSNAATQITWGLGYITGRYGTPCGAWSHSESSGWY, via the coding sequence GTGGGTAGACCAGCAGCAGCAGAGATCGTTCCGCTGACCCCGGCCAACCCGGTCGGAGTCGCCTTCAAGCGTCCTCGCCGCCCGCACATCCGTTCGCGGGCCGCGATCTACGGCTTCGCGTTCACCGCGGCCGTCGGCTTCGCGCTCGTCAACGTCGTCGACCCGTACTCGGGCTCCGCGGCGACCCCGGCGTATGCGGAGGCCCTCCCACAGCTTCCGACCACGTCGCGTTTCGGCGACGCCCCCGTGCAGAGCCTCACCGCCCCCGGCTCGTACACCTCGACGGTCACCCGCGAGGAGCTGACCGTGAAGCCGAAGCCCACGCCGACCCCGACGCCCACGCCGACGAAGGCGCCGGTCGCCGAGGAGAGCAGCGACGACTCGTCGGGCGACTCCGGCGGATCGGTGGCCGCAGCGCCTCCGGCCGGCACCCCCGACCCCGGCTCGGCGAAGGCGATCGCGTACGAGATGCTGCAGGCGCGCGGCATGGGCGACGACGAGTACAGCTGCCTCGTGTCGCTGTGGAACCGCGAGTCCGGCTGGAACGTCTACGCGAGCAACTCCTCGAGCGGGGCCTACGGCATCCCTCAGGCGCTTCCCGGCAGCAAGATGGCGTCGGCCGGTCCCGACTGGCAGTCGAACGCGGCCACGCAGATCACCTGGGGCCTCGGCTACATCACCGGCCGCTACGGCACCCCGTGCGGCGCGTGGAGCCACTCCGAGTCGTCCGGCTGGTACTGA